The following are from one region of the Rhodopirellula sp. P2 genome:
- a CDS encoding anti-sigma factor family protein: MSTNDCKTVQPYLSAYHDGELSAGQAATVAQHVEACESCASELRAFESLGSAFAQAPIPAKRDDLWQRIERELSKANEPVTLSRRFSVWVRESPYGAGLVSMAASILLLLGFGLWYGGNNKHEMAGNGRAMAMHGNDGHTHDDEMSAEHMVEFASVMDDYLQKLPSDPDGAEQMLLTKYDGEKVDTEGAVKLVGYRPIVSGGLPEGYSLASTSVLKMPCCTCVKAVCKRNDGSTLVLFEHDDEETAWFGDRRQSMAMCGDKDCCLVDLDSSIAATWKQGTRSVTAVGVRDQDEVAKLVTWLNKS; the protein is encoded by the coding sequence ATGTCAACCAACGATTGCAAAACCGTGCAGCCATACCTGTCGGCATATCACGACGGCGAGCTTTCGGCTGGACAAGCGGCAACTGTGGCACAACACGTTGAGGCGTGCGAATCGTGTGCATCGGAGCTTCGTGCGTTCGAGTCACTCGGGTCGGCTTTTGCGCAGGCTCCTATTCCAGCCAAACGGGACGATCTTTGGCAGCGGATTGAGCGTGAACTTTCGAAAGCCAATGAGCCGGTGACACTATCGCGACGGTTCAGCGTTTGGGTTCGTGAGTCGCCGTATGGTGCGGGACTGGTGTCGATGGCGGCGTCCATTCTGTTGTTGCTTGGCTTTGGCCTTTGGTACGGCGGCAACAACAAACACGAAATGGCCGGCAACGGTAGAGCGATGGCGATGCACGGCAACGACGGGCATACTCATGACGACGAAATGTCGGCTGAGCACATGGTCGAATTCGCTAGCGTGATGGATGACTATTTGCAGAAGCTGCCAAGCGATCCGGATGGAGCGGAACAGATGCTGCTGACGAAGTACGATGGTGAGAAAGTCGACACAGAGGGAGCAGTGAAGTTGGTCGGTTATCGACCGATCGTCTCCGGCGGATTGCCAGAGGGCTATTCGTTGGCGTCGACAAGCGTGTTGAAGATGCCTTGCTGCACCTGCGTGAAAGCGGTTTGCAAACGGAATGACGGTTCGACGTTGGTTCTGTTTGAACACGACGACGAAGAGACGGCTTGGTTTGGCGATCGTCGCCAGAGCATGGCGATGTGCGGCGACAAGGATTGCTGCCTCGTTGATCTCGATTCCAGCATCGCGGCGACTTGGAAGCAAGGCACGCGGAGCGTTACAGCCGTTGGCGTTCGTGACCAAGACGAAGTGGCGAAGCTCGTGACTTGGTTGAACAAATCCTAA
- a CDS encoding AlbA family DNA-binding domain-containing protein has protein sequence MIPKRIDAISGDDLRTIVSEGVKEGRTLEFKESLPGRGDSDRKEFLADITSFANTSGGDMVYGMRGERDADGKTTGAASEFTGLKEISTDAETLRLKEMVLHGVAPRIVGLDVVEIEGGDEGPAILVRIPDSFQKPHMVTFKGSSRFYGRTSAGKHQLDVGEIRTAFVQSAKLPEMLRAFVLDRLTKLLDDAASISLIDGPIAVVHFVPISAMLGSHKIDPRDIEHPQSLNFAPFGRDGLERINLDGYAKYTATSEADRARIYGQLFRNGAVEFVSSSVHVKNSGESSDFSATHLCNDLLTTLIKLRNLYRHLDVDPPYVIFVSLLNVAPCQIYLPERFRHFIDTVTIKTNQITFSEQLIDEPIPDDRSLLANILRPLFDEMWQAFGIKQCMDFTQEGEWPS, from the coding sequence ATGATTCCGAAACGCATTGACGCAATTTCTGGTGACGATTTGCGAACAATCGTTTCCGAAGGAGTGAAGGAGGGACGGACCCTTGAATTTAAAGAATCATTGCCAGGACGCGGGGACTCTGATCGCAAAGAGTTTCTCGCTGATATCACCTCATTCGCCAACACATCCGGTGGCGATATGGTGTACGGGATGAGGGGTGAACGTGATGCAGATGGAAAGACCACTGGCGCAGCGTCAGAATTTACGGGGCTAAAGGAGATCTCGACAGACGCCGAAACGCTGCGGCTAAAGGAGATGGTGCTTCACGGCGTCGCACCCAGAATCGTCGGCCTAGACGTTGTCGAGATCGAGGGCGGTGATGAAGGCCCAGCGATACTCGTCCGCATCCCAGATAGCTTTCAGAAACCACACATGGTGACTTTCAAAGGAAGTTCACGATTTTACGGACGGACGAGCGCTGGAAAGCACCAACTCGATGTCGGCGAGATCCGAACGGCTTTCGTCCAGTCGGCAAAACTACCGGAGATGCTTCGAGCTTTCGTTCTTGACCGGCTGACGAAACTGCTTGACGACGCTGCCTCGATTTCATTGATCGACGGCCCGATCGCTGTAGTTCATTTCGTCCCAATTTCAGCGATGCTCGGTTCGCACAAAATTGATCCTCGAGACATCGAGCACCCCCAATCGCTGAACTTCGCTCCGTTTGGAAGGGACGGACTGGAGCGAATTAACTTAGACGGTTACGCGAAGTACACAGCGACCAGCGAAGCTGATCGGGCACGAATCTATGGACAATTGTTCCGAAACGGTGCCGTTGAATTTGTTTCATCATCCGTACACGTTAAGAACAGCGGCGAGTCGAGTGATTTTTCCGCTACGCACCTATGCAACGACCTGCTAACCACGCTCATAAAGTTGCGGAATCTCTACCGTCATCTCGACGTCGATCCGCCCTATGTCATCTTCGTATCGCTCTTGAATGTCGCACCTTGTCAAATTTACCTACCGGAACGGTTCCGACATTTCATCGACACGGTCACAATCAAAACGAACCAAATCACATTCTCCGAACAGCTGATTGACGAGCCGATCCCCGATGACCGTTCGCTTCTCGCCAACATACTTCGCCCACTATTTGATGAAATGTGGCAGGCGTTCGGCATAAAGCAATGCATGGACTTTACACAAGAAGGCGAGTGGCCCTCTTAA
- a CDS encoding REP-associated tyrosine transposase — MSRSRYKFGEDYRPYFMTDTIVAWLPVFSYPAFTDVIFSSWRFLQSERDIQILGFVVMENHLHWIAVGPQIGKRVGEFKSFTATSIFNKMEQMGYETLLQEFEYFKLRHKVDQRHQLWQEGSHSQVMESDEVMWQKIEYMHHNPLRRGYVDDPLHWRFSSARAYARQPCLIDVCTDWM; from the coding sequence ATGTCTCGTTCTCGATATAAGTTCGGGGAAGACTATCGGCCGTACTTCATGACTGACACGATCGTGGCTTGGTTGCCTGTCTTTTCTTACCCGGCGTTCACCGACGTTATTTTCAGTAGTTGGCGTTTTCTTCAAAGCGAACGTGACATTCAAATCCTCGGATTCGTTGTCATGGAAAATCATTTGCACTGGATCGCGGTGGGGCCGCAGATTGGCAAACGCGTCGGTGAGTTCAAGTCATTCACGGCGACGAGCATCTTCAACAAGATGGAACAGATGGGCTATGAAACCTTGCTTCAGGAGTTCGAGTATTTCAAGCTGCGTCACAAGGTCGACCAAAGGCACCAGCTATGGCAGGAAGGCAGTCATTCGCAAGTGATGGAGTCGGACGAAGTGATGTGGCAAAAGATTGAGTACATGCATCACAATCCGTTGCGTCGTGGATACGTCGACGATCCGCTGCACTGGCGTTTCTCCAGTGCAAGAGCCTACGCTCGCCAACCTTGCCTCATCGATGTTTGCACGGACTGGATGTAA
- a CDS encoding TspO/MBR family protein, whose translation MSWRDWYDALDKPAWTPEPSTIGTIWQILYPIILLTFGYVFYRVARKQIPWPVAIPFAINLIANIAFTPIQFGLRNLPLAAIDIAIVWITIVWAMKAIWPHHRWIAVAQIPYLIWVTIATVLQFTITWNNG comes from the coding sequence ATGAGTTGGCGAGACTGGTACGACGCGCTCGACAAGCCGGCTTGGACGCCTGAGCCTTCCACGATTGGCACGATCTGGCAAATTCTTTACCCGATCATCCTGCTCACGTTCGGATACGTTTTCTACCGAGTCGCCCGCAAGCAAATCCCGTGGCCCGTCGCGATCCCCTTCGCCATCAATCTGATCGCGAACATCGCCTTCACACCAATCCAGTTCGGCCTGCGGAACCTGCCCCTCGCCGCCATCGACATCGCGATCGTGTGGATCACGATTGTCTGGGCGATGAAAGCCATCTGGCCGCACCATCGCTGGATCGCTGTGGCTCAAATCCCGTACCTGATCTGGGTGACGATCGCGACCGTGTTGCAATTCACGATCACCTGGAACAACGGCTGA
- a CDS encoding DUF3179 domain-containing protein — protein sequence MGIQSGLIRRCLLFTSFALAVTWSLQRHADRFPSNPPIAQPVQLRGQGGVGFDLRHATIPVQEIRSGGPPKDGIPSLSNPRMVSAAEATYLRAGDRVIGVASGGESRAYPLAILNYHEIINDRLGERPIAVTYCPLCDSAVVFDRQTPLGELEFGVSGLLYNSNVLMYDRSNTESLWSQVKGEGVSGPGAGMKLRGLPMELTTWAAWQARNPNTTVLSSETGHRRNYQGSPYARYFKQPQLMFPAKPISNALPLKESVLGVWDDANSMAIPISALGGTSKQIEMSLGNRKFTVAFDADDQTIRVVKAEAELQWMNTFWFAWHAFRPETEIASR from the coding sequence ATGGGTATTCAGTCCGGACTGATCCGCCGTTGCCTGCTTTTCACTTCGTTCGCATTGGCAGTGACATGGTCATTGCAACGTCATGCGGATCGTTTCCCCAGCAATCCGCCAATCGCCCAACCGGTGCAACTTCGAGGTCAAGGCGGTGTCGGATTTGACTTGAGGCACGCAACCATCCCCGTCCAGGAGATTCGCTCCGGTGGCCCTCCCAAAGACGGCATCCCCTCTCTGTCAAATCCAAGGATGGTATCGGCGGCGGAAGCGACTTACTTGCGTGCCGGCGACCGGGTGATCGGCGTCGCGTCGGGGGGTGAATCGCGTGCCTACCCGCTCGCAATTTTGAACTATCACGAGATCATCAATGATCGCCTCGGAGAACGACCGATCGCGGTGACCTATTGTCCTCTGTGTGACTCCGCCGTCGTCTTTGATCGCCAGACTCCGCTGGGAGAGCTGGAGTTCGGCGTCTCCGGTTTGCTCTACAACAGCAACGTGTTGATGTACGACCGATCCAACACGGAAAGTCTCTGGTCGCAGGTGAAAGGCGAAGGTGTTTCTGGCCCCGGTGCCGGAATGAAGTTGAGAGGGTTGCCAATGGAACTCACCACGTGGGCTGCATGGCAAGCTCGCAACCCAAACACAACCGTCCTCTCATCGGAAACGGGGCACCGGCGAAACTACCAAGGCAGTCCGTACGCCCGCTATTTCAAACAGCCCCAACTGATGTTCCCGGCAAAGCCAATCAGCAACGCCTTGCCCTTGAAGGAAAGCGTGTTGGGGGTTTGGGACGATGCCAACTCAATGGCGATTCCGATTTCCGCGTTGGGAGGGACATCGAAGCAAATCGAAATGTCACTGGGCAACAGAAAGTTCACCGTGGCCTTCGACGCTGACGATCAAACGATTCGAGTCGTCAAGGCTGAGGCTGAACTTCAGTGGATGAATACGTTTTGGTTTGCATGGCATGCCTTTCGTCCTGAAACTGAGATTGCGAGTCGCTGA
- a CDS encoding carboxymuconolactone decarboxylase family protein has product MPSHLSPLKKSEARECELIFRMARQQLGVVPNSMLTMARQPAVLSNFAMLVGNILGPPAGRRIPIWTGVRLFWKNIVWTIRHQRSKSRVPAPLKSLVAHVSSHASGCRYCQAHTIGEAFRLGVSVEKLEAVWDFENSDLFNAAEVAALRFALAAGSTPNAVTSEHFAALKLHYSDEQIVELGATIALFGFLNRWNDTFATTLEPESAAFAQKHLGGSGWEIGKHG; this is encoded by the coding sequence ATGCCATCCCATCTATCTCCGCTGAAGAAATCCGAAGCCCGCGAATGTGAACTGATCTTTCGCATGGCACGACAGCAACTCGGCGTGGTCCCAAACTCGATGTTGACGATGGCTCGTCAACCAGCAGTGCTCAGCAACTTCGCAATGCTGGTTGGAAACATCCTGGGCCCGCCAGCCGGCCGTCGCATACCGATTTGGACGGGCGTCCGGTTGTTCTGGAAGAACATCGTCTGGACGATCCGTCATCAGCGATCCAAATCCCGGGTCCCTGCGCCGCTGAAAAGTTTGGTTGCCCATGTGAGCAGCCATGCATCAGGATGTCGGTACTGCCAAGCGCACACGATCGGAGAGGCCTTTCGCCTGGGCGTATCCGTCGAAAAGCTCGAAGCGGTTTGGGACTTCGAGAACAGCGACCTTTTCAACGCTGCGGAAGTCGCTGCGTTACGCTTCGCACTTGCTGCGGGCAGCACGCCCAACGCTGTCACCAGCGAACACTTCGCCGCCCTGAAACTGCACTACAGCGACGAACAGATCGTTGAATTGGGAGCAACGATTGCGTTATTTGGATTCCTGAATCGCTGGAACGACACGTTCGCGACAACTCTTGAACCAGAATCCGCGGCTTTCGCCCAGAAGCATCTTGGCGGTAGCGGGTGGGAAATTGGCAAGCACGGGTAG
- a CDS encoding TIGR04283 family arsenosugar biosynthesis glycosyltransferase gives MIVFSRYPEPGVTKTRMIPALGAERAAGLQESLTKRTLAVASEYRSGHSCDLEVRFAGGDSTRMRNAFGTDKEYRSQQGASLGERLIDAFAVAFNEGATRVVVIGSDCPEMDPTILDEAMRALSHADVVLGPAIDGGYYLIGLNANQPGLFQEIDWGGENVFRQTARKAIQLRCKVHCLQTLSDVDYPEDLVVCRHCLDPIDGVLPLTREGLLSVIVPTLNEERCIEQTLSRIVGHPNVEVIVADGGSKDATIEISRRMGAAVVPANPGRGRQMNAGAALASGDALLFLHADTQLPELFHQHLRTTLEQGAVAGAFSLRIDDDRWGLRWIEHGVNFRSRFLGRPYGDQGLFVSARRFFEIGGFPNWPLMEDVELCRRLRKQGTISLVEAAVTTSARRWLRLGILKTTLINQLCIAGFGLGIPPDTLHRWYRSRR, from the coding sequence GTGATCGTGTTCTCGCGGTATCCAGAGCCTGGTGTGACAAAGACGCGGATGATTCCGGCGCTAGGGGCTGAGCGTGCGGCAGGGCTCCAGGAGTCATTGACGAAGCGGACGTTGGCCGTCGCGAGTGAGTATCGAAGCGGCCATTCATGTGATTTGGAAGTGCGATTCGCCGGTGGTGATTCAACACGAATGCGAAACGCATTTGGGACGGACAAGGAGTATCGTTCCCAGCAAGGTGCAAGTTTGGGGGAGCGATTGATCGATGCATTCGCGGTTGCCTTCAACGAAGGTGCAACACGCGTCGTCGTGATCGGATCGGACTGTCCCGAAATGGACCCCACCATTCTTGACGAGGCGATGAGGGCACTGTCGCATGCCGATGTGGTGTTGGGGCCGGCGATCGATGGTGGTTACTACCTGATTGGGTTGAACGCGAATCAGCCTGGCCTCTTTCAAGAGATTGACTGGGGCGGCGAAAATGTGTTCCGACAAACCGCCCGGAAGGCAATTCAGTTGCGATGCAAAGTCCATTGTTTGCAAACGCTTTCGGATGTCGACTATCCCGAGGACTTGGTTGTCTGTCGACATTGTCTCGATCCCATCGATGGCGTGCTTCCCCTGACCCGCGAAGGGTTGTTGTCGGTGATTGTGCCGACGTTGAATGAAGAACGCTGCATCGAACAGACGCTCAGCCGAATCGTTGGACATCCGAATGTCGAAGTCATTGTCGCGGACGGCGGCAGCAAGGATGCGACGATCGAAATCTCGCGACGCATGGGCGCGGCGGTCGTCCCAGCCAATCCGGGACGCGGGCGTCAGATGAACGCTGGCGCGGCGCTCGCGAGCGGCGATGCGCTGCTGTTTCTGCACGCTGACACCCAGTTGCCGGAACTCTTTCATCAGCACCTGCGGACGACGCTTGAACAAGGCGCCGTTGCAGGGGCCTTTTCGTTGCGAATCGACGACGACCGTTGGGGGTTGCGGTGGATCGAGCACGGCGTGAACTTCAGATCGCGTTTCCTCGGACGACCCTACGGGGATCAGGGATTGTTTGTGTCCGCCCGTCGGTTTTTCGAAATCGGTGGTTTTCCGAATTGGCCGCTCATGGAAGACGTTGAGCTGTGCCGGCGTTTGCGGAAGCAGGGAACCATTTCGCTGGTCGAAGCCGCCGTCACAACTTCCGCCCGCCGGTGGCTGCGACTGGGGATTCTAAAAACCACCCTCATCAACCAACTTTGCATCGCCGGTTTTGGCTTGGGCATTCCACCGGACACGTTGCACCGCTGGTATCGGTCGCGGCGTTGA
- a CDS encoding phosphate ABC transporter ATP-binding protein — protein sequence MNAKDRTARNQDGCERASCPESNGFTLGPVDTGPPCCLPQPLIEVDGLAVHYGNARVLSGISLTINRGCVTALIGPSGCGKTSFLSSLNRMTDMIPGCRVEGKIALGSLDVRATKDVISLRRRVGMIFQKPNPFPLSIRKNIEMPLKEHGMRNRNERAEIIETVLEDVGLWAEVKDRLDSSALSLSGGQQQRLCIARALALRPEVLLMDEPCSALDPLASGVVEELLLRFRGRYTVVIVTHNLQQARRVADYAAFFWATDGTGTLVEHGTGARIFDEPRQPLTVAYVNGKAG from the coding sequence ATGAACGCAAAAGACAGAACAGCACGCAACCAAGATGGCTGCGAACGAGCGTCTTGCCCCGAAAGCAACGGGTTCACGCTTGGTCCCGTCGACACCGGGCCACCTTGCTGTCTTCCTCAGCCGCTGATTGAAGTCGACGGGCTTGCGGTTCACTACGGGAACGCTCGCGTCTTGAGCGGGATTTCGTTGACGATCAACCGAGGGTGTGTGACCGCGTTGATCGGGCCATCGGGATGTGGAAAAACGAGCTTCTTGAGTAGCTTGAACCGGATGACGGACATGATTCCTGGATGCCGAGTGGAGGGGAAGATTGCGCTCGGTTCGCTCGACGTCCGCGCGACCAAGGATGTGATCTCGCTCCGCCGTCGCGTCGGAATGATCTTTCAAAAACCAAATCCATTTCCGCTTTCGATACGCAAAAACATCGAAATGCCACTGAAAGAACACGGGATGCGGAACCGGAACGAGCGTGCAGAAATCATTGAGACCGTTCTCGAAGACGTCGGCCTGTGGGCTGAAGTGAAGGATCGGCTTGACTCGTCTGCCTTGTCCCTTTCGGGTGGCCAGCAGCAGCGGCTTTGCATCGCACGGGCGCTTGCCTTGCGTCCCGAAGTTCTCTTGATGGATGAGCCGTGCAGCGCCCTGGACCCGCTGGCCAGTGGTGTGGTGGAAGAGTTGCTGCTCCGTTTTCGAGGTCGGTACACCGTTGTCATCGTGACCCATAACTTGCAGCAAGCCCGGCGGGTTGCCGATTACGCGGCATTCTTCTGGGCAACCGACGGGACTGGCACGTTGGTCGAGCACGGGACCGGTGCTCGCATCTTCGATGAACCACGACAACCGTTGACGGTCGCCTACGTCAACGGCAAGGCGGGTTAA
- the pstA gene encoding phosphate ABC transporter permease PstA yields the protein MDSTTTTPSRPTVSRLLDSLATCVVWSIAAMVSGVFVWILADIVIAGLPSISWAFLTEAPRNAGRDGGIFPIIVSTLLILAVTMVVSVPLGVGTAILLSELTQAESLFGKLVRRSLDVLAGVPSIVFGLFGNAFFCIHLGLGFSILSGGLTLSCMVLPILIRATEEGFRSVPNEYRMGAAALGLSRTATLVQLLLPAAVPGVVVGLVLGIGRALAETAALIFTSGYVDRSPDSLFDSGRALSVHIFDLSMNVAGGDRHAYGSALVLIAMLLVINASASWTANRWLRKRIVVT from the coding sequence ATGGATAGCACAACCACCACGCCGTCGCGTCCAACTGTCAGCAGGCTGCTTGATTCCCTGGCGACCTGTGTCGTGTGGTCCATCGCCGCGATGGTCAGTGGTGTTTTCGTCTGGATTTTGGCGGACATCGTGATTGCCGGCCTGCCCTCGATCTCCTGGGCGTTTCTGACGGAAGCTCCTCGCAACGCGGGACGTGATGGAGGGATCTTTCCCATCATTGTTTCAACGCTGCTCATTCTGGCCGTTACGATGGTCGTGTCCGTGCCGTTGGGAGTCGGAACTGCGATCCTGCTAAGTGAGTTGACGCAGGCGGAAAGTCTATTTGGAAAGCTGGTGAGAAGAAGCTTGGATGTACTCGCAGGGGTGCCCTCCATCGTGTTCGGGCTGTTCGGCAACGCCTTTTTTTGCATCCACTTGGGGCTGGGGTTTTCCATCTTGTCGGGCGGTCTCACACTATCATGCATGGTGCTGCCGATCCTGATTCGAGCGACGGAAGAAGGGTTTCGTTCCGTTCCAAATGAATATCGGATGGGGGCGGCGGCGTTGGGATTGTCGCGAACAGCCACGCTTGTCCAACTGCTATTGCCAGCCGCTGTGCCAGGTGTTGTTGTCGGATTGGTGCTTGGTATCGGCCGAGCGTTGGCTGAGACCGCGGCGTTGATATTTACCAGCGGATACGTCGACCGCTCACCCGATTCGTTGTTTGATTCCGGGCGAGCCTTGTCGGTTCACATTTTTGATCTGTCGATGAACGTCGCTGGCGGTGATCGGCATGCGTATGGCTCCGCGTTGGTTCTCATTGCGATGTTGTTGGTCATCAACGCGAGTGCTAGCTGGACTGCCAATCGTTGGCTGAGAAAAAGGATCGTGGTGACATGA